The following is a genomic window from Niabella soli DSM 19437.
TGCAAGGGGAGAAAACGGAATACAGCCCACCCCTTCTTTCTCCAAAAGATCCAGCAAGCCATCCTCTACCCACCGCTCAAACATTGAATACTTGGGTTGGTGGATCAAGCACGGAGTTCCCAGCTCTTTCAGTATTTTAAATGCTTTGGCTGCTTCTTCCTTCCGGTAGTTGGAGATACCTACATAGAGCGCCTTTCCCTGGCGTACGATAAGATCCAATGCGGTCATTGTCTCTTCCAGTGGCGTTTCGGGATCAGGCCGGTGGTGATAAAAAATATCAACATAATCCAGTTGCATCCGTTTAAGACTCTGATCCAGGCTGGACACCAGGTATTTTTTAGAACCCCAGTCACCATAAGGCCCATCCCACATGGTGTATCCCGCTTTGGATGAAATGATCAGCTCATCCCTGTGATTTTTGAAATCGGTATGCAGGATCTTTCCAAAATTGGTTTCAGCCGATCCGGGCGCCGGTCCGTAATTATTTGCCAGATCAAAATGGGTGATTCCCGCGTCAAAGGCCGTATGCAACGTTTTGCGGTAAACCTTCGGATCATCCACATCGCCGAAATTATGCCACAAGCCTAACGAGAGGGCCGGTAATTTCAGACCTGACTTTCCGCATCGGCGGTATTCCATTTCCGTATATCTTGATGGATTAAATTTCATATTCAATTTTTGTATGATTAAATTTAAAGAGAACAATAAATCGCTGAAAAGAGGTCCTTTGGGTTACAGGTTCCTGGTTACAAGTTACAGGTAGAACCCTTGGAACCTGAAACCTGTAACCTGCAACTACTTCAATTCATCCAGCACCCTGTACATCTTCCGGACCA
Proteins encoded in this region:
- the mgrA gene encoding L-glyceraldehyde 3-phosphate reductase; this encodes MKFNPSRYTEMEYRRCGKSGLKLPALSLGLWHNFGDVDDPKVYRKTLHTAFDAGITHFDLANNYGPAPGSAETNFGKILHTDFKNHRDELIISSKAGYTMWDGPYGDWGSKKYLVSSLDQSLKRMQLDYVDIFYHHRPDPETPLEETMTALDLIVRQGKALYVGISNYRKEEAAKAFKILKELGTPCLIHQPKYSMFERWVEDGLLDLLEKEGVGCIPFSPLAQGLLTNKYLKGIPKNSRAAKKHGFLQKAEITPARLQQVTALNEVAKKRGQSLAQMALAWLLQDKRITSVLVGASSSEQLLDSLKCLQNEKFSKEELNAIEKILK